The DNA sequence ATTTTCAGAAGGTGCATATATTACATGGGGCATCGGCCACCTTGTCGAATTGAAGGAACCGAAAGAGTACGATCCTAAATGGGCCAAATGGTCGCTTGCAAGTTTGCCCATTTTGCCGGAACGCTATGAGTTTCAGGTCGCAAAAGGAAAAACCAAGCAGTTCGCCATTGTAAAAAAGCTGATTAAAGGCACCGACACTGTCATTAACGCCTGTGACGTGGACATATCTCTATAAAGTAATATGTACACAATAAACAATTTTATCCTTATTAAGATACTACATAGATATCGCACTAAATAATAATTTGCACGTAAATAAAAAATGCACATAATCAGATTTAACATCTGGGTTTATGTGCATTTTCAAGTTTCTTTCATCTTATTCATTTTTCAAATTATTGATTGACTGCTGAAACCCCTTTTTGTGTTTCACTTGAATATGAGGTTTAATTATAATACAATAGTATTGTTTGGAAATAAAAGGTGATGTTAATACTTTTAATAAATCCATTATAGAAGGAGATAATTATGATAAAGAGTAGAAGCCTAAACAGACTTTTAACAGTCATTTCAATAGTAGGCTTGTCATTAAGTATTGTAGGATGTTCAGCTAAAGATGATAAAAAAGATGAAAAGCCTGAAACTAAAACAGAGGCGAGTAATTTTAAACCAGTAGAGTTTACTTATTCAGATGGAGCAAAGGATTATAATGTAAAAGTTGAAACACCAAGAGAAAGAGCCGTAACGTTATCACAATTTATGACTGAAATGTTACTTGCATTAGACTTAGAAGATAAAATGATCGGAACAGCTCTTTTAGATAACCCAATACTCCCTGAGTTTGAAGACGCTTATAATAAAATACCTGAACTTAAAATTGGTGAAGGACATTCGGTAGCGAAAGAAGGATTTATGGCTTTGGGTGCCGATTTTGTAAGCGGCTGGGATTCATCTATCAGTGAACAAACAACAGGATCTCCAGATGAACTTATGGAAAAAGGTACAACTCCATTTATGGCGAAATCATACGATCCAGATGCTACGGTTGAAACTGTATATGAAGATTTCGAGCTGTTAGGAAAGATATTCGGGGTTGAAGGTAAAGCAACTGAAGTAATCAATACAATGAAAAGTGATATAAAATCAGTTACTGACAAATTAGGCGATATAAAAGAAGAAGAAAGAATCAAAATGATGGTATATGATTCAGGCGAAAATGATGCGATGGTAGTTGGGTCTGGTTTAGCTAATAACCTAATCACTTTAGCAGGTGGCAATAATATATTTGGAAAAGCTGCAACGAAGCCTTATATAAATGCATCTTGGGAAAGTATAGTAGCAGAAAATCCTGAAGTTATATTAATAACAGATTTCATGGCAGGACAACCAGTACAAGAAAAGATAGACTTTTTAAAATCGCATCCAGCACTTAAAGATGTTTCAGCGATAAAAAATGATAAACTTTACGTTGTAGAATTAGCCGATTTATCTCCAGGTATCAGAAATCCAAAGATTATAGAGCAAATGTATGGATACTTTTTTGGAGAGAGTAAGTAATGGGGATATCAGTACAAGAACAAAGAAGCCTTTCTAAAAAGAAAGGTTTCTTATTTTGGGTTATAGCTTTAACTGTAATTTTGGCAGGAACCATAATTGGAGCTATAGCAATCGGTAGTACTTATATGGAACCTGGAGAAGTTTATAAAGTATTACTCAATAAATTAACTAATGGAGCTTTATTTGAAAATGCTGGCACGGTGATGACACAGAATATAATATGGGAAATACGATTACCCAGGGTATTATTAGGGGCATTATGTGGAGCTGGACTCGCCCTTTGTGGCGTACTTATGCAATCTATAACTAAAAATCCAATCGCAGAACCATATATACTTGGTATATCCTCAGGGGCATCTTCTGGAGCTGTGGCTGTCATCGTTCTAGGTGGAGTATCATCGATAGGTATTAATAGTATAAGTGCGGGTGCATTTGTTGGGGCAATGGTGTCAGGAATACTAGTATTTGTTATAGGTACTCAAATGGGGAAAACGACTTCTACTACAAGGCTAGTTCTTACAGGAATGGCTATATCAACAATATTTTCAGCACTTACAAACTTACTAATCTATTCGGCCGATAATTCAAACCAAGCTAAAAATGCGTTATTTTGGACTGTTGGTAGTTTAGGGGGAGCTAAGTGGAGTGTATTATTATTTCCATTTATAACACTAGTTATAGTTATGATAGTTGCATTTGTAATGTCAAAGTCATTAGATATATTACTTTTAGGTGATGATAGCGCCATTATACTTGGTATAAATGTGAAAATGATAAAATCTATAATATTAATATTAGCTACTTTACTTACCGCATCATTAGTTGCAATAACAGGTGCTATAGGATTTATAGGCCTTATTGTTCCTCATATATGCAGAACGCTAGCAGGAAGTGATCATAAAAAATTAATCGTTCTTTCTGCGTTAGTCGGAGCAATATTTTTAATAATATCAGATGTATTAGCAAGAGGACTTTTCCCACCAATAGAGATACCTATAGGTATTATCACTTCATTAGTTGGAGGACCATTTTTCTTATACTTAATTTCTAAAAAAAATTATGCTTTCGGAGGAAAAGAATAATGAAGAAGCTGCAGGTTAAAAATTTAAGGTTCAGTATAGATAAAAAGGAAATATTAAAAGGTATAACTTTTGATGTTCCGACAGGCAGTTTTGTAGGCGTTATCGGTCCAAATGGTTCAGGGAAATCAACTTTATTAAAAAACATATACAGATTATATAAACCCACTAGCGGCGAGGTGTTTTTAGATAATAAATTGTTATCTAAAATGAAAAATAAAGATTGTGCAAAAGAGATCGCCGTACTTGCGCAGGAAAGCGATTCTCAGTTTGACTTTACTGTAGAGCAGATTGTTAAAATGGGAAGATATCCATATAAATCAGCATTTGAAGATTACTCAAAAGAAGATTTGAAATTGGTTTCAGAAATGTTGAAAAAAGTAGGCCTAGATAATTATAGTGATCGGAGCTTTTCAAATTTATCAGGTGGAGAAAAACAAAGAACATTAATTGCAAGGGCCTTAGTTCAAGATACAGATTTTTTAATATTAGATGAGCCGACGAATCACCTAGATATTGGGTATCAAATTCAACTTATGGATTTAGTTAAAAGTCTTAATATTACTACGTTATCTGCGATACACGATATGAATATTGCTTCAATGTACTGTGATTATTTACTAGTCATGAAAGAAGGACAAATCATAAACTTTGGGACTGTTGAAGAAGTAATCTCTTCACAAATGTTAAAAGAAATATTTGGTGTAAATGCTCATGTGGGTATTAATCCTATCAATAAAAAGTTGCTGGTTTCATTTATGCATACCCATGTACATATAGATGGAGTAGGGCATGATCATGTTCATGAGGATGGATTCACGGGCGGACATTATCATTAACATGTTTACTTGTAAAATTGATTTTTTCCGTAAAAAGAGGAACTTTTTCAATTTGGTAAATATCATGATATTTATGTTATGGATTTACTTAGAAAAGATTAGGAAAACATTTCAGCTTAATTGCAGAGTAAAAGAGCAGACTGCTTTGTAAACTGTACCCTATGTAAAGGACATTTAAAAAAGCTAGGCAGACTTAAGTAGATGATCCCTGTATTCAACGAGGACACTGAAAAAGTCCAAATGGATAACAAAAGCGATTGTGAGAACGGATTTCCGTTTCCACAATCGCTTTTTCTTTCATTTTTCTCATTATAGTATAATAAGAAAAACCTACTAGAGGTGGTGCGACCATGATTTCCAAACAAGAAACATTAAATTTAAGTCCATATATGGCATTGTATGAATTAATCATTCCGAAAGAAAATATGCTTCGGCAAATCAATGAACTCGTTGATTTTTCATTTATTTTAGACGAACTAAAATCAAAATATTGTTTGGATAATGGTCGAAATGCGATTCCACCAATTCGAATGTTTAAATATTTACTGTTAAAAGCGATTCATGACTTATCAGATACCGATCTTGTGGAGCGTTCAAAATACGATATGTCCTTCAAATATTTTTTAGATATGACACCTGAAGAGAATGTCATCGATTCAAGCTCTCTTACAAAATTCCGCCGTCTTCGCCTACAGGACATGAATTTATTAGACTTACTCATTGGCAAGACGGTTGAAATTGCGTTAGAGAAAGGTCTTATCACGAGTAAAACGATTATTGTCGATGCGACACATACAAAATCCCGTTATAATCAAAAATCACCGAAAGAATTTTTACAAGAAAAATCGAAAAATGTACGAAAAGCGGTCTATCAATTGGATGAAAATATGAAAGGGAAATTCCCAATAAAACCAACTTCTAATGAGGTAAGTGAAGAATTAAACTACTGCCGTCAGGTCGTTCAAGTGGTAGAAACACAATCAAAAGTAGCACAACTACCAGCTGTAAAAGAAAAGTTAAATGTATTGAAAGAAGTGATAGACGATTATAATGTACAACTGAGCTATTCAAGTGATCCGGACGCACGTGTTGGACATAAATCAGCGGATTCATCTTTCTTTGGATTCAAAACACATATTGCGATGAGTGATGAACGTATTATTACAGCTGCGATTGTGACAACGGGTGAAAAAAGTGATGGACATTACCTTAAAGAATTAGTAAAGAAAAGTAAAGAAACGGGTATGGAAGTTGGTACTGTCATTGGAGATACCGCTTATTCTGGGAAAGAAAATTTACAATATGCTCAAGCAGAAGAGTTTCAATTGGTTTCGAAATTAAACCCAAACATTACCGGAGAGACTTCACATCGAAAAGTAGTTTTTGAATTTAATAAAGATGCAGGCATGTATGTATGTATGTATGTATGTATGTATGTATGTATGTATGTCCAGCAGGTCACATGGCTATTCGAAAAGCACGAACTGGAAAGAAAAATCAAGCAGCTAATCAAGCAGAAACATACTCATTTGATATAGAAAAATGTAAGGTATGCCCGATGCGTGAAGGGTGCTATAAAGAAGGAGCAAAAAGTAAAACATACTCTATCAGAGTTAAATCTACGGAACATAAGGAGCAAATTCGTCTTCAAGAAACGGATGAATTCAAGACCCTTTCGAAAAAACGTTATAAAATTGAAGCAAAAAATAGCAAAATTAAAAACCCACATGGTTATAAAACAGCAAAATCAGTGGGTCTATTTGGTATGGAAATACAACGTGCAACAACGATATTTGCGGTGAATCTCAAACGGATATTAAAACTTCTAAACGAGTAAAAGTAAGAAATAGACAAGGAAAGAAGGAACATTCTGTTCAAAATCGAACGGAATGTGCCTTCTTTTTGTCTGAAAAACCAAGAGTCATAAAAAACGTAAGTTTTTCAGTGTCCTCGTATTCAACAGGGGTCATCTTTTTTAAATCCCATTGATATCTATAGTGATTGTAGTAGGTCATGTAGTTCTTGATTTCCTTCTTTAACTCTTCTAAAGTATCACATGGCCTTATAGATGCCTCGTCCTTAAAATGTCCAAAGAATGAACTCCTGGGGAGCGTTGTCCCAACAGTTACCTCTTCTTGACATGGACTGGCCTAATTTATATTTCTTCACTAGCTTTTGGTAAATCGGACTAGTGTAATGTCCTCCTTAATCAGAGTGAATAAAGGCTCCTTCAGCCAACTTTACTTTCCGATTTTTCTTTAGCTTATTTAATGTATTGAGGGCTATATCGAGTGTGATTTGATCTGATACCTTGTATGCCAAAATTTCATTAGTGGAGGCATCTTTAATTGATGATAAACATGCCTTTTTCAGATTGATTCATAAAAAGTTACTTAAATTCATCGATATATGTCATCCCTTTTACACTAATCGACTTAACATAAGGATTTTTAGATAATAGGCTAATCCCTTTCTCTGTGAAAGTCTTTTTACTCATCTCAAACTCTCCTGTCCCATTCATCTTCAATTAATTTCACACAAAAAGACCCTATAGAGTAGACTCATTTTTAAGTGTCTACTCTATAAGGTGCAGTTTATTAACTGGGCTGCTCTTTTATTATTTACCTATGATTCCGTCACCATAGATAAAGATTAGTCATCTCCTCCCCCGTTTATGCGATAATACAACTACAAGAACTAACGTTTCATCGCAAAAAGAAAAGAGGTGCTATCATGAAACCGGTCATCCTAGCCGAAAAGCCAAGTCAAGCGAAGGCATACGCAGACGCTTTTTCTGTGCGGCGACATGAAGGTTATTTGGAATTATTACCTTCTCCTATATTTTCAGAAGGTGCATATATTACATGGGGCATCGGCCACCTTGTCGAATTGAAGGAACCGAAAGAGTACGATCCTAAATGGGCCAAATGGTCGCTTGCAAGTTTGCCCATTTTGCCGGAACGCTATGAGTTTCAGGTCGCAAAAGGAAAAACCAAGCAGTTCGCCATTGTAAAAAAGCTGATTAAAGGCACCGACACTGTCATTAACGCCTGTGACGTGGACCGCGAAGGATCGAATATCTTCTATAGCATTTATTATCAAACAGGCGCAAAAAACCAGACGATAAAACGACTTTGGATCAACTCGCTCGAAGTTGACGAGGTACGTAAAGGATTCGCGAATCTACAAGATAATCGCAAAGACCTCCTTATGTATGAAGAAGCGAAATCCCGGCAAATCAGCGACTGGCTCGTTGGAATGAATGGCTCCCGCCTTTATTCGCTTTTATTGCAGGCACGTGGCATTCGGGAAGTATTTTCAATTGGGCGTGTGCAATCCCCGACTGTTTACCTTATTTATCAGCGGCAAAAGGAAATTGAGGCATTCGTTTCTGAACCATTTTATGAAATCGAAGCGACGTTTATTGCTGCAAACGGGACATATAAAGGGAAGGCCAAAGCGAAGGATTCGAAGAGGGAAATTATCCGGGATCTTCTCGCAAAACATGACATTCATCCAAAATCACCTGGTGTCGTTACATCTGTAGAAACAGTTGATAAACGGACGCCGCCACCGCAGCTACATGCACTGTCTACGCTGCAAGCAACGGCAAATCGCTTATGGAAAACAAGTCCCGCGAATGTATTGAAGACCATGCAGGGACTCTATGAAAAGAAACTCGTGACTTATCCAAGGACGGATTCTCGGTATATAACGCCAAGTGAATTCACCTATCTAGCCGGACAAGTAACTGAATATCAGCAGCTTATTGGTCATACTTTCCCTGTCGCATCAATCGCTCCGAAAAAGCGCTATGTCGACAGTTCCAAAGTACAGGAACATTACGCAATCATTCCGACGAAGAAAATTCCGTCACAAGGCGTACTTGCAGGACTATCGACCATCGAACGGAACTTATATGAAGAAGTTGTCCGCACCACACTCGCTATGTTCCATACTGATTACCTGTACACTGAAACGAAAGTGACGACCGATGTCAATAGGCTCCCCTTCTTCACAATAGGGAAGACGGAACGTGACAAAGGATGGAAAGCGTTGTTCATCCGTTCAACGAAGGACAATGAAAAAGAAAAGGACGAGCCAACACTACCCCCACTCGCTATGCATGAACCGGTTGAAAGTGATATCGCCATTAAAGAAGGCAAAACAATGCCGCCAAAACCGTATACAGAAGGCCAGCTAATTGCGATGATGAAAACATGCGGGAAACTCGTCGAAGATAAAAAAGAGACCGATATTTTGAAAGAAATTGAAGGACTCGGAACAGAGGCTACCCGAAGTGGAATCATTGAAACAATCAAACGGCACGGCTACATCGATGTAACAAAAAACATCGTTTCCATTACGGATAAAGGGCGCATTCTCTGTCAGGCAATCGAAGGAAATCTTCTCGCAAGCCCGTCCATGACAGCTAAATGGGAAGCGTATTTGCGGAAAATCGGGAATGGCGAAGGAACACAGGAACGTTTTCTCGGAAGCATTGCGAAGTTCATCTATAGCTTATTGGAAGAAGTACCGGGTCAGCTGAAATCGCAGAAGATCGACATCAAACTGACCTCTACTGCCCCATCATCATCTGCGTCCGCTCACAATGGCATCGTACCATGCCCTGCTTGTAAACAGGGTACAATCGTTGCGAGAAAAGAATTTTACGGTTGCAGCGCCTACGCAAGCGGCTGCAAGCAGACTTTTCCCGCTGTCTTTTTGAAAAAAAAGCTTACGCCCGCTCAAGTGAAACTTCTCTGTACGAAAGGCAAAACGAATGTTATAAAAGGTTTCGTCTCCAATTCTGACAAGAAATTTGATGCGAGCTTAACGCTTGTAAACGGGAAAATAACGATTGAGTTCTAAGAGAAAATATCTTCAAAAGATATTCAACCCAAAATCTAATGGGTTGGATATCTTTTTTTATCGGTTCAATTAGGTTAACTATATAAAATTATAAGTTGACACAAATGCTAGATTGCGCTTAAGATAATCGATATGAACTAATTAACCTATGTTTGGAGATGTATTATGAAAATTAGAGAAATGACATATGTCGCTTTATTTGCCGCAATTATGGGAGCATTAGGTTTACTTCCTCCTATCTTTCTGACATTTACACCTGTTCCGATTACGCTCCAAACAATCGGGGTGTTGCTTGCTGGAGGTATTCTAGGTGCACGATTGGGAGCAATCAGTCAAATTGTTTTCTTATTGCTCGTTGCTGCAGGGCTTCCCCTCTTGTCTGGTGGACGAGGTGGCCTCAGTGTATTTGTCGGACCAAGTGCAGGTTATTTACTATCCTATCCTATAACAGCATTTTGCTTAGGTACAATTCAATCCCGCTTCAAAGAAGTTAAGATAGCTACTATTTTACCTATCAATTTGACTGTCGGTATTTTCCTGATTTATTTGTTTGGAATACCCGTACAAGCTTTCGTTATGAATATTGATCTGTTGCTTGCAGTCAAGATGAGTCTTGTCTACTTGCCTGGCGATATTATCAAAGCGACTCTAGCAACGTTTCTAATCGTAAAAATAAAGAAGTATCCCATTTTTAACAGAAAATTACTTTTCAATTAAGATAAGAAATTTTAATTTTTTTTAATCAGGTTGCTGTCCGGGCTAGACGGCGCCTCGCGCTTTTCTTTCAAAAAGGAGAATTCATGTGCCAACAATTACAAGTTCCTATCAACAGCAAGTCATCAGCAATCCTGACAAAATTGCTATTCAAACAGCTTCAGAGGCGATTACATACCGCGATTGGTATACAGTCGTTTGCAAAACAGCAAATTGGTTACATTTAATGACTGCTCCCCGCGACGCCATCGGCATTTTCATGCCGAACAGTATTGCTTTTCTTCAACTTTTCACAGGCGCCGCCATGGCTGGTCGTATTGCCGCCACATTTGACGCTAAATGGAAGCCAGCAGAGCTTGAACAGCGTTTAGCAATCTCTTCCCCATCAGTCGTTATTACAACCGCCGAATTGGTTGAGCGCATAAGAAGCAAGGAGTCCACTATCATTATTTGGGAAGATGCTTTGGTGCAAATCCTCCAATGTGATTCTTCATGGTGTGAAAATGTCGAAGGGGAAATGCCATTTTACATGGGCTTCACCTCTGGAACAACTGGTGTCCCGAAAGCCTTTATCCGTTCACATGATTCATGGATTGCTAGTTTCAAATGCAGCCGACACGATTTTCATATTAACGAAACAGATCACGTTTTGATCCCGGGTGCACTCATCCATTCCCATTTTCTTTACGGGGCAATCAGCGTATTGTATTTAGGTGGAACAATTTATCTGCTAGATAAATTTTCGCCTAAACTTTCACTGAACTTCATCGAAAACTACCCGATAACAATGCTTTATGTCGTACCTACAATGGTAGAGGCGATGCTATTAGAAGACATTATCATCGATAAACCCATACAAATCATATCTTCTGGAGCGAAATGGGAAGTAGATTCAAAACAAAAAATCCAGGAGCAGTTCCTTCATATAAAGATGTTCGAGTTTTACGGAGCGAGTGAACTAAGTTTTGTATCTTTTTTATGTAATGACTCCGATAAGGACAAACTTGGTTCAGTAGGAAAACCATTTCATAACGTTGAAATTCAAATCAGACATACACATCTCCATGAAACATCAGTGCGAGAAGTTGGAACGATTTTTGTCAGGAGCCCAATGCTTTTTGACGGCTATATTCATCCCGAATCACGTTCCATTCATTCAATAAAAGATGACAAAGGTTGGATAACTGTGGACGATATGGGCTACTTGGATGAAGACGGTTACTTATACATCGTCGGGCGGGAGAAAAACATGATCTTATACGGTGGAGTGAATGTATTTCCTGAAGAAATCGAAACAGTCCTGCTGAAACATCCGGACGTGGAAGTAGCAGCTGTCGTTGGCATGACTGATCCATACTGGGGACAAATACCGGTTGCCGTCATAAAAGGACACGCATCCAAGAAGGCATTAAAAAAGCTTTGTATGGAAAATCTGTCCTCTCATAAAATTCCCCGTAAATGGTTTTTCGTCGAAGAGATTCCCCATACAACTAGCGGTAAGATTGCCCGCATGCTTGTTGAGCAATTAATCGAAACCGAGGTGATTAAAAATTAACAGAGCGGTTATCGTAAAAGCGAAACGGACACCTATTGGAAAAAAAAACGGGGTATTCCAAGATATCGAACCTCATATTCTTGCGGCTCCTCTTCTCCGAGAATTGTCGACGCAGATTACACATGAATTAGACGAAATCATCTTCGGAAACGTTATAGGACCTGGAGGGAATATTGCACGTTTGTCTGCGTTGGAATCAGGGCTTCCTTTATCAATAGCTGGTATGACGATTGATAGACAGTGCAGCGCGGGCCTAGAAGCCATTCGGACGGCGTGCCATTTCATACAAGGTAAAGCAGGTAACTGTTACATTGCGGGCGGTGTGGAAAGCGCTAGCACTTCCCCATTTCTGAAGAGGGCTCGATTTTCTCCTGACCGTTTAGGCGATCCTGATATGGGTGTGGCTGCAGAAAATGTCGCACAAAAATATAAAATTACTAAAGAGATGCAAGATGATTATGCACTCCTAAGCTATACGCGTAGCTGGCATGCTTTTCAGGAGGGTTTATATGTACCCGAAATTATTAAATTTGAAGAAATGAATATAGATGAAAGCTTCTATAAAGAACGCAATATGGAAAAACTGCTGAAACGCGCAAAACCTATTTTCATAAAAGATGCCGGTACAGTTACTGCTGCAAATAGTTGTGGCATTAATGACGGGGCTGCTGCAGTATTGGTCATGGAAGAAGGGCTAGCGAAAGAACTACACATGAAACCCATTCTACGTTTCGTCGACAGTGAAGTGAGTGGTATACACCCTAATTTTCCTGGTATTTCTCCAGTTCCTGCAATCCAAAAGTTATTGAATCGGAGTGGTCTGTCGATTGAGGATATCGACTTATTTGAAATAAACGAAGCCTTCGCTTCAAAAATTGTTGCATGCGCGCAGGAATTATCGATTCCGTACGAAAAACTAAATGTTTCCGGTGGTGCTTTGACAATGGGACATCCTTATGGAGCTTCCGGTGCAATTCTGGTCACCCGGCTATTTTATGAAGTGCAAAGAAGAAAAGGGATGAAATATGTGCTCGCTTCCATTGGAAGTGCCGGGGGCGTTGGTCTCGCTGTTTTATTTGAGATGATTCTATGAAAACAGAAAAACAGTCGTTCATTTTCCAGAAAGAACAAGTACAGGAATATGTACAAATGCTTGGAGACTCAAATCCCGCCTATGAAAGTGAAACAAAAGCGCAAAATCTTGGGTTTCAAACCATTCCTATCCCGCCCACAATGCCAATGACTCTTTATAACTCATTCGAAATACCATGGACGCTACAAGCACCGGTTATCCTTCGTAAACAACGGTGCATAAATCACACCAAAATGTACATTGATGAAGTATATACTGGTTTTATTTCATTATCAGTTGTCAAAGTAAAAAAAGGTCATACATTCAGCAAACAAACTCTTTTTTTATACAATGAAGAGGGATATCTGTGTTTTAGCGGGATCTCCCAAATTGTTTCAGGTGAATTAGTATGAATGAAATCCAGTTGATTTTAACCCAGCAAGAAATTGAAAACTATGCCGAGATTTCCGGAGATTATAACCCAATCCATCTAGATGAAGAACAAGCAATGAAGCATGGATTTTCAAGAAGAATTGCACATGGTATGCTGATAATGGGGAAAGCTTGGAGTAATGTTTCAAACTCTTTGTTAACACCTACTCATTTCCCAAAAGAATACGAACTTGATTTTTATTCCCCAATCCACGCCGAAGAAATTGTAACTCTACGTATCAAACTTGACGCAGATAAACTTCAAATTGAAGGAATATGCAATGGGAAGATCGTTATTAAAGGATCAATTATTGTAACCTAAATTATAATCACATACAAAAAACCACTTCCCGAAATTGACGGAAGTGATTTTTTTGATTTGACTAAATCGATTCATTTTTTCGAGCTTTGTTTTTCAGTTAAAAATGTAATAACGACAAACAATGCAAAGCTGATGAGTAAAATTGTTCCTCCAACGATGTAAAGAATAAGCGACAGTGTTTCATTCACCCCAAATGGTCTCATAAA is a window from the Sporosarcina sp. ANT_H38 genome containing:
- a CDS encoding MaoC family dehydratase N-terminal domain-containing protein; the encoded protein is MKTEKQSFIFQKEQVQEYVQMLGDSNPAYESETKAQNLGFQTIPIPPTMPMTLYNSFEIPWTLQAPVILRKQRCINHTKMYIDEVYTGFISLSVVKVKKGHTFSKQTLFLYNEEGYLCFSGISQIVSGELV
- a CDS encoding MaoC/PaaZ C-terminal domain-containing protein, with the translated sequence MNEIQLILTQQEIENYAEISGDYNPIHLDEEQAMKHGFSRRIAHGMLIMGKAWSNVSNSLLTPTHFPKEYELDFYSPIHAEEIVTLRIKLDADKLQIEGICNGKIVIKGSIIVT